The Euphorbia lathyris chromosome 2, ddEupLath1.1, whole genome shotgun sequence genome includes a window with the following:
- the LOC136217020 gene encoding probable N-acetyltransferase HLS1: MLVEKKKVLIREYKEERDRKVVGKLERNCEIGTKKEEVSIFTNIMGDPLRRIRLYPLHVLLVAELCENGEIVGVVRGCIKYGKTEFGAKNVRFGCILGLRVSPNHQRMGIGLKLVKSIEEWLIEKGATYIFVATEKKNIASTNLFISNCNYTPFTSLIIFVQPTKTPLIKTNNDNNNNNNFSHIKTEKLQTHQAISLYNTKLKTKHIYPTDIDSILQENLNLGTWVSYFKEEEWLFLHENGHEHAKTPSSWVVFSMWNSCEGVRKSSECFKIFPCLKVLEKEQFGFLFLYGMYGEGERLEELMKSIWSFATKMGENVKDCKMIITELSVGDPLMEFVPHDFSSMAFIDDLWYLKKVRDDDDDGDHFHVMGEIGNVFVDPRDF; this comes from the exons atgttagTAGAAAAGAAGAAGGTTTTAATTAGAGAATACAAAGAAGAAAGAGATAGAAAAGTGGTAGGGAAGCTTGAGAGGAATTGTGAAATAGGGACCAAAAAAGAGGAGGTCTCTATTTTCACCAACATCATGGGAGACCCTTTACGTAGAATTAGGCTCTACCCTCTTCATGTTTTGCTG GTAGCAGAGCTGTGTGAGAATGGGGAAATTGTGGGTGTGGTTAGAGGGTGTATCAAGTATGGCAAGACTGAATTTGGAGCTAAGAATGTGAGATTTGGCTGCATTCTTGGCCTTCGAGTCTCCCCTAATCATCA AAGGATGGGGATTGGATtaaaactagtaaaatcaataGAAGAATGGCTAATTGAGAAAGGAGCAACTTACATATTTGTagcaacagaaaagaaaaacattGCTTCAACAAATCTCTTCATTTCAAATTGCAATTACACCCCTTTCACTTCCCTCATAATCTTTGTTCAACCCACCAAAACTCCCCTCATTAAAACCAACAatgacaacaacaacaacaacaatttcTCTCACATTAAAACAGAAAAACTCCAAACACACCAAGCTATTTCCCTATACAACACCAAATTAAAAACCAAACACATTTATCCAACAGACATTGACTCCATTCTGCAAGAAAATCTCAATCTTGGCACTTGGGTTTCTTATTTCAAGGAAGAAGAATGGCTCTTTCTGCACGAAAACGGACACGAACACGCGAAAACCCCGAGTTCTTGGGTGGTTTTTAGTATGTGGAATTCATGTGAAGGTGTAAGAAAATCTAGTGAGTGTTTTAAGATTTTCCCATGTTTGAAAGTGTTAGAGAAAGAGCAATTTGGGTTTCTTTTTCTGTATGGGATGTATGGAGAAGGGGAAAGATTGGAGGAACTTATGAAATCTATATGGAGTTTTGCAACGAAAATGGGGGAAAATGTGAAGGATTGTAAGATGATTATTACAGAATTAAGTGTTGGTGATCCTCTGATGGAGTTTGTTCCTCATGATTTTTCATCTATGGCTTTTATTGATGATCTTTGGTACTTGAAGAAAGTtagagatgatgatgatgatggtgaTCATTTTCATGTCATGGGAGAAATTGGTAATGTGTTTGTTGATCCTAGAGATTTTTAA
- the LOC136220064 gene encoding protein high chlorophyll fluorescent 107 yields MHLFPPPSTTASSTSKSSFSLFTSSQNPKQKYINGTPKFSFKSLTKKQIVTVPSSSKQFSPVIDQRPPVSPESPSKSRELSEENVSSIESEKNSLEDLLVVRRPDVEVTGEDSGQRSGDEEEEKKKKSSGIIDSGLEKFAKKLPIFEPERVDSGSSQAKPLIVNMDLALYKAKVLARRYRYVEAEEILEKCISYWPEDGRAYVALGKILNKQSKTAEARAVYEKGCQATQGENAYIWQCWAVMENKMGNIRRAREMFDAATVADKRHVAAWHGWAVLELKQGNVKKARQLLGKGLKFSGGNEYIYQTLAMLEAKAKRFEQARQLFRQATKCNPRSCASWLAWAQVEMQLENNIAARQLFEKAIQASPKNRFAWHVWGVFESNIGNIEMARKLFKIGHALNPRDPVLLQSLALLEYKHSTANLARALFRKASELDPRHQPVWIGWGWMEWKEGNLPIARDLYQKALSINSNSESAARCLQAWGVLEQRVGNLSLARRLFRTSLNVNSQSYITWMTWAQFEEDQGNSDRAEEIRNLYFQQRTEVVDDASWVSGVFDMIDPALDSIKRFLNMNKNPDTTESLRNKSGEITSGVSSNFDGNVMKNGSEMDLNSFIKQRLSLDPSKLDVQLDLETSKPWKIVSERRIWRSDKRSAAKLSKAKS; encoded by the exons atgcatTTGTTCCCTCCTCCCTCTACTACTGCTTCTTCCACCTCAAAATCAAGTTTCAGTCTCTTCACttcttctcaaaaccctaaacaGAAATACATCAATGGCACTCCCAAATTCTCATTTAAAAGCCTCACCAAGAAGCAGATCGTCACAGTTCCGTCATCCTCCAAGCAATTCTCTCCAGTTATCGATCAAAGGCCACCAGTTTCCCCCGAATCACCGTCGAAAAGCAGAGAATTAAGTGAAGAAAATGTTAGCAGTATCGAATCGGAGAAAAATTCTTTGGAAGATCTGCTCGTTGTCCGCAGGCCAGATGTGGAGGTTACCGGCGAAGATTCCGGCCAAAGGAGTGGCgatgaggaggaggagaagaagaagaagtcgtCAGGTATCATCGATTCCGGTCTCGAGAAGTTTGCCAAGAAATTGCCGATTTTTGAACCGGAGAGAGTGGATTCAGGTTCTTCTCAGGCGAAGCCTCTTATAGTGAATATGGACTTGGCTTTGTATAAGGCCAAGGTTCTAGCGCGGCGTTATAGATATGTGGAAGCAGAAGAGATACTTGAAAAG TGTATCAGTTATTGGCCGGAAGATGGTAGGGCATATGTTGCATTGGGGAAGATACTAAACAAGCAATCAAAAACAGCAGAAGCTAGAGCTGTGTATGAGAAAGGTTGCCAGGCAACTCAAGGGGAAAATGCCTACATTTGGCAG TGTTGGGCTGTTATGGAAAATAAGATGGGAAATATAAGGAGAGCCAGGGAAATGTTTGATGCAGCCACAGTTGCTGACAAAAGACATGTTGCTGCTTGGCATGGTTGGGCAGTTCTAGAGCTAAAACAGGGGAATGTTAAGAAAGCAAGACAATTGCTTGGTAAAGGCCTTAAGTTTAGTGGTGGAAATGAGTATATATACCAAACACTAGCAATGTTGGAAGCTAAAGCAAAGCGATTTGAGCAAGCCCGTCAATTATTCAGACAAGCTACTAAGTGTAATCCAAGAAGTTGTGCCAGTTGGCTT GCATGGGCACAAGTGGAGATGCAACTGGAAAACAACATTGCTGCTAGGCAACTTTTTGAG AAAGCTATACAAGCTAGCCCTAAGAATAGGTTTGCTTGGCATGTATGGGGAGTTTTTGAATCTAATATCGGCAACATTGAAATGGCAAGAAAACTCTTCAAGATTGGTCATGCACTCAATCCAAGGGATCCTGTTCTACTTCAGTCTCTTGCTTTGCTGGAGTATAAACACTCTACTGCAAATCTTGCTCGAGCTTTATTTAGGAAAGCATCTGAATTGGACCCAAGGCACCAACCAGTATGGATT GGTTGGGGATGGATGGAATGGAAAGAAGGAAATCTTCCCATTGCTAGAGATTTATACCAGAAAGCTCTTTCAATTAATTCCAACAGTGAAAGTGCTGCTAGGTGTTTACAG GCTTGGGGTGTTTTAGAACAAAGAGTTGGTAACTTATCATTGGCCCGTAGATTGTTTAGAACGTCATTGAACGTAAATTCTCAGAGCTACATAACATGGATGACATGGGCTCAATTTGAGGAGGATCAAGGAAATTCTGATCGTGCTGAAGAAATTCGTAACCTTTACTTTCAGCAG AGGACTGAAGTTGTGGATGATGCATCATGGGTTTCGGGGGTTTTCGACATGATCGATCCAGCACTCGACAGCATAAAGAGATTCTTAAACATGAATAAGAATCCAGACACTACTGAATCTTTGAGAAACAAGTCTGGAGAAATTACTAGTGGTGTTTCTAGCAATTTTGATGGCAATGTGATGAAAAATGGAAGTGAAATGGACTTAAATTCTTTTATAAAACAGAGGTTATCACTTGATCCAAGTAAGTTGGATGTTCAGCTGGATTTGGAAACATCAAAACCATGGAAAATAGTGTCAGAAAGAAGAATATGGAGATCAGATAAAAGAAGTGCTGCTAAATTATCAAAAGCCAAGTCTTGA
- the LOC136220065 gene encoding FIP1[V]-like protein, with amino-acid sequence MGDLMDDDFGDIYADVEFQASSAINSVSKLDKLYTEPQEGGEGKGEECKYDNNAKQVKARANEENPRLLNSVCEKSSNTEEYVSDSEDDFNIVLNDEDCKGFSVAAERNGNRSGLEEDVDEGACVKNGYDKNGLNPSANGHGGEQRNGVNDSYNSQYQQKLKQFRSLFPNNQVNESVGVASCSSKSVRGAWEDDRYKQHEVSNTSQLPSIRSATNFVASHGGYGFSLPWNRTILDVNIDAFEEKRWRYPGVDISDFFNFGFDEDSWKQYCISLEQLRQQLYLHKRFHNHDFSHLTEASDVRPESGTAPEGIAQAGSSSKFADIGKRLLGLPKGRAIQVEDGSGERQSKMDVRRPRTWDSDVVIQINVQDPGEICSGSSEDKFDHVEDVGLGASTVRNLNVDDTKDDKDCDSSSADESLGDVRSSSMKGFPLPVAESNKMNLAPDNPDKNHKVNAQTSKGIAEATETVEKVEEENGRTICKPDQQLTEIEVSVGDRSHFSLTLSCSESESESSQDTVYNLPEASHRLLSRQSSGAKLLESDASDCKSPKSNVVKKKQDNRQHFSRRRSPIWEGRRQQNRRLHNVSQGKTHPDIDSYAFPMYRDNLSIDKCRQMERLNDFGYHNRHDFSCDQRREFSGIYSDEKFAEVHTQDLHGKYPHLRYNQSFRNEVEPCQRRNWTEENFHERRIWLDDRDGLSKDWDSGERVLSPRGMSSLTYGQSRRFHSKYKNLNDTNIQRRRKRDRIESGKQTNDDVFLLDHKNEDYAMLHKYGRSVMFNSEKESFNEKYEKHVPSVGREAYLRERRDRYGYRPPMNLENSWCMEIEDEHWDLDDHNVSYWPHRESYAANNGRLRNKMSPRSDICDPRLPDRYGQELDSERFRESDFVENYNDYDNVEGDIVYTDDQAYRGWKKYSWKSRVLHQVECESILKQQDNISYRSSGSYENTFRHERFQSNYRSTNGYTASVIQSEGHRYKIFEGETNASFPSRKPHMTYRGEHDRTACRYNSPVGLIYGEGKSSGRRLGAARSMANGKHELMDQKFVKEQKVLRDFSGTQTRRATQCSIAKLDGGKDGKLQDKFPVTARNGDFDIEEGQIVAEELIKEERLEIKSVALKQNMKKRLHCENVNTGNATDKGYDEQRIQDTLAKMERRRQRFQDPIGSKKEPDSVLTDLIADTVGKKQERPARKRQWGGR; translated from the exons ATGGGTGATTTGATGGATGATGATTTCGGCGATATATACGCGGATGTTGAATTCCAAGCAAGTTCTGCCATCAATTCTGTATCTAAATTAGATAAACTGTACACAGAACCACAGGAGGGAGGAGAAGGTAAAGGggaagaatgtaaatatgataACAATGCTAAGCAAGTTAAGGCTAGAGCAAACGAGGAGAATCCTAGGTTATTGAATTCAGTCTGCGAGAAATCGTCCAATACAGAGGAATATGTGAGTGACAGCGAGGATGATTTCAATATAGTACTGAATGATGAGGATTGTAAAGGATTTTCAGTTGCTGCAGAAAGGAATGGAAATCGAAGTGGACTTGAGGAGGATGTGGATGAGGGTGCCTGTGTTAAAAATGGTTATGATAAGAATGGATTGAATCCCAGTGCCAATGGCCATGGAGGCGAGCAACGGAATGGAGTCAATGATAGTTATAACTCGCAGTATCAGCAAAAG TTAAAACAGTTTAGATCATTATTTCCAAATAATCAAGTTAATGAATCTGTTGGTGTGGCATCATGTTCCTCCAAGTCTGTCAGAGGTGCTTGGGAAGATGACAGATACAAACAACATGAGGTCTCAAACACAAGTCAACTTCCTAGTATTCGTTCCGCAACCAATTTTGTTGCATCCCATGGTGGATATGGTTTCTCACTTCCATGGAATAG GACTATTCTAGATGTAAATATTGATGCATTTGAAGAGAAAAGGTGGAGGTATCCTGGAGTAGATATATCTGATTTCTTCAATTTCGGTTTTGATGAGGACAGTTGGAAACAATATTGCATCTCCTTG GAGCAATTGCGACAACAGTTGTATTTGCATAAGAGGTTCCACAATCACGACTTTTCACACCTTACTGAG GCTTCTGATGTTAGACCTGAGAGTGGGACAGCACCTGAAGGTATTGCTCAAGCTGGATCTTCATCAAAATTTGCAGATATTGGAAAGAGGCTGTTGGGATTG CCAAAAGGCAGAGCAATTCAGGTTGAAGATGGCTCTGGTGAACGGCAATCTAAAATGGATGTAAGGCGTCCACGAACTTGGGATTCTGATGTTGTGATACAG ATCAATGTGCAAGATCCTGGAGAGATTTGCTCTGGCTCCAGTGAGGACAAATTTGACCATGTAGAGGATGTTGGTCTTGGAGCATCAACTGTTAGGAATTTAAATGTGGATGATACTAAAGATGACAAAGATTGTGATAGTTCCAGTGCAGATGAATCATTGGGAGATGTTAGGTCTTCTTCCATGAAGGG GTTTCCCCTGCCAGTGGCAGAGTCTAATAAAATGAATCTTGCTCCTGATAATCCTGACAAAAACCATAAGGTGAATGCTCAAACTTCAAAAGGAATTGCTGAAGCCACTGAAACTGTGGAGAAGGTGGAGGAAGAAAATGGCAGGACTATTTGCAAGCCAGATCAACAGCTGACCGAGATAGAAGTATCAGTTGGAGATCGTAGTCATTTTAGCCTGACGCTATCCTGTTCTGAAAGCGAGTCAGAGTCATCCCAAGATACTGTGTATAACTTACCTGAAGCATCTCATAGACTTTTAAGTAGGCAATCTTCTGGTGCTAAGCTACTTGAATCAGACGCATCTGACTGTAAGAGCCCTAAAAGCAATGTTGTCAAGAAGAAACAAGATAATCGCCAACACTTTTCTAGGCGTAGAAGTCCCATTTGGGAAGGGAGGAGGCAGCAGAACAGGAGACTTCACAATGTTTCTCAAGGGAAGACACACCCTGATATCGATAGTTATGCCTTTCCCATGTATAGGGATAATTTATCCATTGATAAATGCAGACAGATGGAAAGGCTAAACGATTTTGGTTATCATAATAGGCACGATTTCTCATGTGATCAGCGGAGAGAATTTTCTGGTATTTACAGTGATGAAAAGTTCGCCGAAGTCCATACTCAGGATCTTCACGGAAAATATCCCCATTTAAGATATAATCAGAGCTTTAGGAATGAAGTAGAGCCATGTCAGAGAAGGAACTGGACTGAGGAAAACTTTCATGAAAGACGTATTTGGTTAGATGATAGAGATGGCTTGAGTAAAGATTGGGATTCTGGTGAAAGAGTTCTCTCTCCTAGGGGCATGAGTTCTCTCACTTATGGACAGTCGAGGAGATTCCATTCCAAGTACAAGAATCTCAATGATACTAACATTCAAAGGAGAAGAAAGAGGGACAGAATTGAGTCTGGGAAGCAAACCAATGATGACGTTTTTTTGCTTGATCATAAAAATGAGGACTATGCTATGCTACATAAGTATGGGAGGTCGGTTATGTTCAACTCGGAAAAGGAGTCCTTCAATGAAAAgtatgaaaagcatgttccttCTGTTGGGAGAGAAGCATATCTCCGTGAAAGAAGAGATAGATATGGTTACAGGCCCCCaatgaatctggaaaattcgTGGTGTATGGAAATTGAAGATGAGCATTGGGATCTCGATGATCATAATGTGTCCTATTGGCCTCACAGAGAATCTTATGCAGCCAATAACGGAAGGTTGAGGAATAAGATGTCACCAAGAAGTGACATTTGTGACCCCAGATTACCTGACAGATATGGGCAAGAATTAGATAGTGAAAGATTCAGGGAAAGTGATTTCGTTGAAAATTACAATGATTATGATAATGTAGAAGGTGATATTGTTTATACTGATGATCAGGCTTATAGAGGGTGGAAAAAATACAGTTGGAaatctagggtattgcatcaaGTAGAATGTGAATCCATTTTGAAGCAGCAAGATAATATATCTTATCGGTCATCAGGTTCATATGAAAATACTTTTAGACATGAAAGGTTTCAGTCTAATTACAGATCTACCAATGGTTATACCGCTTCAGTTATACAGTCGGAGGGGCATAGATACAAAATATTTGAAGGAGAAACTAATGCTTCCTTTCCTAGTAGAAAACCTCATATGACATATAgaggtgagcatgatcggacaGCCTGCAGGTACAATAGTCCAGTTGGCTTGATTTATGGGGAAGGAAAG TCCTCTGGAAGACGTCTGGGTGCTGCACGTTCGATGGCGAATGGTAAACACGAATTAATGGATCAAAAGTTTGTCAAGGAGCAGAAAGTTTTAAGGGACTTCAGTGGAACTCAGACCAGAAGAGCAACACAGTGTAGCATTGCAAAACTTGATGGTGGAAAAGATGGAAAACTACAGGATAAGTTTCCAGTTACAGCAAGAAATGGGGATTTCGATATCGAGGAAGGTCAGATTGTAGCCGAGGAACTGATCAAAGAGGAAAGACTGGAAATCAAAAGTGTAGCACTCAAGCAAAATATGAAGAAGAGACTTCACTGTGAAAATGTTAACACCGGAAATGCAACTGACAAGGGCTACGATGAGCAACGAATACAGGACACATTAGCGAAAATGGAAAGACGAAGGCAACGTTTCCAGGATCCCATTGGATCGAAAAAGGAACCCGATTCGGTTCTGACTGATTTGATAGCTGATACCGTCGGAAAGAAACAAGAAAGGCCAGCCAGAAAAAGGCAGTGGGGTGGAAGATGA
- the LOC136217021 gene encoding receptor-like protein kinase ANXUR2: MSRNAQIFLSFIFFFLFEFNKISAADSTSYVLDCGASGTGTDGDGRKWEPDSKFVSSSGNSITATADSQDPSLPSTVPYMTARIFTSDFTYSFPVPKKSRLWVRLHFYPNTYSSLNPNTSFFAVTANKFQLLNNFSASITAEALTMAYIIKEYSLTEAESGKLDLKFTPSKNYKDSYAFVNGIEVIPMPEIYQNSASMVGFSDETTDISANTLQTLFRLNVGGQFIPAINDSGLTRIWYDDTPYLFGAAIGITREANSSIQYPTTDVPKSIAPLDVYKTARSMGPDNDVNKNYNLTWIFDVDANFTYLLRFHFCDFLMTKPNQRPFDIFINNQTAQADADVIGWSSSQGAPVYKDFTVYVADQPGDEELWVALHPSVDLKPEYYDAVLNGLEIFKLNDPNGNLAGPNPVPSPMLVAAQEKKGFSSPSSSTSAIVGGIAGGAAGLAVAFVISIFVFRKKRGLSGSQSGSHNWLPLYGHSHTSTSKSTISGKSTTSSHLSTLAQGLCRHFSLPEIKHATKNFDENNVIGVGGFGKVYKGVIDQGTKVAIKRSNPSSEQGVNEFQTEIEMLSKLRHKHLVSLIGFCEEDGEMALVYDFMANGTLREHIYKGIKPTCSLTWKQRLEICIGAARGLHYLHTGAKYTIIHRDVKTTNILLDDKWVAKVSDFGLSKTGPNLNNQAHVSTVVKGSFGYLDPEYFKRQQLTEKSDIYSFGVVLFEVLCARPALNPNLAKEQVSLADWALHCQKKGIIEDLIDQHIKAEIQPECLKKFAETAEKCLSDHGIHRPSMGDVLWNLEFCLQMQDNPAGAKLVAESKANDQYALHRQMLSIEEESSVSEDTDDFNNSDIFSQIVNPRGR, from the exons ATGAGCCGAAATGCCCAGATTTTCCtttcattcatcttcttcttcctcttcgaATTCAATAAAATTTCCGCGGCGGATTCAACCTCTTATGTACTTGATTGTGGAGCCTCAGGCACCGGCACCGACGGAGATGGACGGAAATGGGAGCCTGATTCGAAATTTGTAAGTTCTTCCGGTAATTCTATTACTGCTACAGCAGATAGTCAGGATCCTTCTTTGCCGTCGACGGTACCGTACATGACGGCGAGGATTTTTACCTCTGATTTTACTTATTCGTTTCCGGTTCCGAAAAAGAGCCGGCTATGGGTCCGATTGCATTTTTATCCTAACACTTATAGCTCTTTGAATCCAAACACGTCGTTTTTCGCTGTTACGGCGAATAAATTTCAACTTCTCAACAATTTCAGCGCATCGATTACTGCTGAAGCTCTGACAATGGCGTATATAATCAAGGAATACAGTCTCACAGAGGCGGAGTCTGGTAAGCTGGATCTGAAATTTACACCGTCGAAAAATTACAAGGATTCGTATGCTTTTGTGAACGGTATTGAAGTAATTCCGATGCCGGAGATTTATCAGAATAGTGCAAGCATGGTTGGTTTTAGCGACGAAACGACTGATATTTCTGCTAATACTCTCCAAACATTGTTCAGATTAAACGTCGGTGGTCAGTTTATTCCAGCGATAAATGATTCGGGTTTAACACGGATTTGGTACGATGACACGCCGTATTTGTTCGGAGCAGCAATCGGAATAACAAGGGAAGCTAACAGTTCCATTCAATATCCGACGACGGATGTTCCTAAATCGATTGCGCCGTTGGATGTTTATAAAACGGCGAGATCTATGGGGCCGGATAACGATGTGAACAAGAATTACAATCTCACATGGATATTTGATGTTGATGCTAATTTTACCTATCTTCTGAGATTCCATTTTTGCGATTTTCTAATGACGAAACCGAATCAGAGACCTTTTGATATTTTCATTAACAATCAAACGGCTCAGGCGGATGCAGATGTGATCGGATGGTCATCGTCGCAAGGGGCTCCGGTGTATAAGGATTTTACCGTTTATGTTGCTGATCAGCCTGGAGATGAGGAATTATGGGTGGCATTGCATCCTAGTGTTGATTTGAAGCCTGAATATTATGATGCAGTTTTGAATGGGTTGGAGATTTTTAAGCTAAATGATCCTAATGGAAATCTAGCCGGCCCTAATCCGGTTCCGTCGCCAATGTTGGTCGCTGCGCAAGAAAAGAAGGGTTTTTCGTCGCCAAGTTCTAGCACCAGTGCGATAGTCGGTGGCATCGCCGGTGGGGCAGCTGGATTAGCTGTAGCCTTTGTTATCTCCATTTTTGTGTTCAGGAAAAAAAGGGGTTTGAGCGGAAGTCAATCCGGGAGTCATAATTGGTTGCCTTTGTACGGACATTCCCATACATCAACGAGCAAATCAACAATTTCAG GGAAAAGTACAACGAGTAGCCATCTCTCGACGCTTGCACAAGGCCTATGTCGCCATTTCTCTCTCCCGGAAATCAAACATGCTACAAAAAACTTCGACGAGAACAATGTAATAGGAGTTGGAGGATTCGGAAAGGTTTACAAAGGCGTTATCGATCAAGGAACAAAAGTTGCTATCAAGCGATCAAACCCGTCTTCAGAACAAGGAGTAAACGAATTCCAAACGGAAATCGAAATGCTTTCCAAGCTAAGACACAAACATTTAGTCTCCTTGATCGGTTTCTGCGAAGAAGACGGTGAAATGGCTCTTGTTTATGATTTCATGGCAAATGGCACTCTTAGAGAACACATCTACAAAGGAATCAAGCCTACTTGTTCACTTACATGGAAGCAAAGATTAGAAATTTGCATCGGTGCAGCACGAGGACTTCACTATCTCCACACGGGCGCGAAATACACTATAATCCACAGAGACGTAAAGACAACAAACATTCTCCTCGACGACAAATGGGTAGCAAAAGTATCCGATTTCGGCCTATCGAAAACCGGACCAAACCTCAACAACCAAGCCCACGTAAGCACAGTCGTAAAAGGAAGTTTCGGATACCTAGACCCCGAATACTTCAAGAGACAACAATTAACCGAGAAATCTGACATATACTCATTCGGAGTAGTCCTTTTCGAGGTATTATGCGCGAGGCCAGCTCTAAACCCGAACCTCGCAAAAGAACAAGTCTCTCTCGCCGATTGGGCATTACATTGTCAAAAGAAGGGGATCATCGAAGACCTCATCGATCAACATATCAAAGCCGAAATACAACCCGAATGCCTGAAGAAATTCGCAGAAACCGCGGAGAAATGCCTTTCGGACCACGGAATTCATCGCCCGTCGATGGGGGACGTGTTGTGGAACCTCGAATTTTGTCTTCAAATGCAGGATAATCCGGCCGGGGCTAAACTGGTTGCAGAAAGCAAAGCTAATGATCAGTATGCATTGCATAGACAAATGCTTAGCATTGAAGAGGAGAGCTCAGTGAGTGAAGATACTGATGATTTCAACAACAGTGACATTTTTTCACAGATTGTGAATCCAAGAGGAAGATAA